DNA sequence from the Butyricimonas faecalis genome:
CAGAGTTGAAATTTGATGCAGCCGGATTAATTCCGGCAATCGTGCAGGATGCAGATACACGAGTGGTGTTAATGCAAGGGTATATGAACCGGGAATCTCTCATCGAGACAGAGCGTTCCGGAAAGGTGTGTTTTTTCAGTCGTTCCCGGCAGCGGTTGTGGACGAAAGGTGAGGAGAGCGGACACTTTTTACTGGTGAAGGAGATTCTGGTAGATTGTGATCGGGATTCCTTATTGGTGAAGGTGAATCCCGTGGGACCAACTTGCCACACGGGACAAGATACATGCTGGGGAGAAAAGAACGTGAATAAGGATTTCTTGTTTTACTTGCAGCGATATCTGGAAAAACGGAAAGATGCATCTCCGGAAATATCCTATACGGCCCGCTTGATTGGGAAGGGGATTAACAAGGTCGCTCAAAAGGTGGGAGAAGAGGCCGTGGAACTGGTTATCGAGGCAAAGGATGATAACGAGGATTTATTCCTGAACGAGGCCGCCGATCTAATGTACCACTACATCGTGTTGTTAATTGCAAAAGGATACAGGTTGGAGGACGTGGAGAGGGTGTTGGAGGGAAGACATGGGAAAGCTAAAAGTTAAAAACTAAAAGCTAAAAGT
Encoded proteins:
- the hisIE gene encoding bifunctional phosphoribosyl-AMP cyclohydrolase/phosphoribosyl-ATP diphosphatase HisIE gives rise to the protein MVNITELKFDAAGLIPAIVQDADTRVVLMQGYMNRESLIETERSGKVCFFSRSRQRLWTKGEESGHFLLVKEILVDCDRDSLLVKVNPVGPTCHTGQDTCWGEKNVNKDFLFYLQRYLEKRKDASPEISYTARLIGKGINKVAQKVGEEAVELVIEAKDDNEDLFLNEAADLMYHYIVLLIAKGYRLEDVERVLEGRHGKAKS